The genomic DNA CCCGCAACGCCACATCCGGTGTGATGCTTCTTCGCGCGAGAATATGTCACGACTCGTGCCAGATGGTGTCATCAAAAACGCGGGAACCATATTCACAGTGCCACGAGTGTGGTAGAGGCCGGTTGTGCGCGCCCTTTTTCCGGGCGCGCCGTTGCTCCGGATCGGTCTTTGCAACCATACAACGAAAGAGGGATTGGAAATGGGCGCTATTGGTATCCTCGGTCTTCTGGCCGGCATTACTGTGCTGATCGTTCTCAGCTACAGGGGCGTTAACGCGTTTGTGGCGTCGCTGATCGCCACTGCCATCGTCATCGTTTGCAACTGGATGCCCTTTTGGGGAAGCTTCACCACGCACTATGCCACGGGCATGAAAAATTTCGCCGGTTCGTATTTCTTGTTGTTCGGCCTGGCCGCCGCGTATGGTGAATTTATGAACGTCAGCGGCTCCGCCGAATCGGTTGCCAATACGCTGTTCAAGTTATTCGGCAGCAAATGGGCGCCGGTGGCCTGCATCCTGGTAACCCTGCTCATGGCCATGGGCGGCATCAGCGCTTTTGTCATAGTATTCGCGGTCTACCCCGTGGCCGCTCCGCTGTTCCGCAAATCCAACATTACCAAAGAAATGATGCCCGGTATTTTTCTGTGCGCCTCGGTCACGCTCACCCTTTGTCTGCCGGGGAACCCCACCAGCACCAACGCCCTGCTGACCATGACCAAACTCGGCACCAACGCTTACGCGGGGCCGAAGATGGGCATCGTGGCCGGATTGGTCGGGCTTCTCATCAGCGGTCTGTACGTCACCTGGGCCGCGCGGCGTGAAACCGTGAACGGCAACGGCTATGTGGTTTCCGGAAGCGATTCCGCCGAAGCGTTCGACGAGCAGGGCAAGCTGCTGCCCCCGTTCTGGAGCTCCATCCTGCCGCTGCTGGTCGTCATCGGCATGATGTTCACCCTGAAAAGCTATATGAGCGCGGTCAACTGCATTACCACCTCGCTCCTGATCGCCATGGCCCTGGTTGTGGTCCTGAACTACAACGCGATGAAAGGCAAGGCCCTTAAGACCTTCAGCGACGGTTACTGGTCCAGCATCGCGCCGCTGGTGTTGACGGGCGGCGTTATGGGCTTTGCCGCCGTTGTGCAGAATGCCCCGGGCTTCCAGTACTTTGTGAATTTTGCCATGGGCCTTTCCGATACTTTCAACCCCTATGTCTCCGCCGCCGTCGCGGTTAACGTCGTGGCTGGTATAACCGGCACGGCTTTGGGTGGCTTGCAGATTTTCTCCAACACCATGCTGGACAGTTACCTCGCGCTCAACATCAACCCCGAGGCCTTCCACCGCCTGATGGTCATTGCCTGCTGCGGGCTGGATACCTTGCCTCACTGCGCGACCTTTATTACCATGAGCGCGGTGTGCGGCGTCAGCGTCAAGGGGTCCTACAAGCACGTGTTCCCGCTGACGGTCATCATGCCCCTTTTCCTGACGGCATTGTGCATCATCATGGCCACGGTCGGCTTCATCTAGTGTGTTTCAGTGCGGATGCGTGTTCCGGCGGCGCGAAACGCGGCGCCGGAACACGCATCCGGCAACCCATCACGCACAGCGGGGCGGCTGTAATGCCGCCCGGCAACGAGGGTATTCCCCATGACCATGTTGACGAAAAAAGAAGTATTCACCTTTGAGGCCTTTACGTTTGAATGCGGGCGCACCATTCCCGTCCGGATGGGCTACGAAACATTCGGTGCGCTGAACGCGGCCAAGGACAACGCCATTTTGGTGCCGCACTATTTCTCCTCCAACAGCCACTGCGCCGGCAAGTACGTGGAAAGCGACCCTGCCGCCGGGTACTGGGACGGCCTGATCGGGCCGGGGAAAGCGGTTGACACCAACAAATACTTTGTCATCAGCACCGACAATTTGTGCAACTGCGGGGTGAAAAACCCCATGGTCCACACCTCGGGGCCCGCGTCCATCGACCCGGAAACCGGCAAACCCTACGCGCTCAGCTTTCCGGTGCCGACAATCGGCGATATCGTGGCGACCCAGAAGGCGCTGTTGGACGCCATGGGCATCACCCGCCTGCACGCCATCATCGGCGCCTCGGCCGGCGGCATGATCGCTTATGAGTGGGCGGTGCGCCATCCGGATATGATGGATAAGGTCATTCCCGTCATCGCCAACCCGCGCCACCCCAGCTACGGCACCATTCTGGTGCTGCATGCCGGCATACGCATCGCCATGCTGGACCCGAAGTGGAACGGCGGGAATTATTACGACCAGGAAGAGCAGCCTGTGGAAAGTCTGCGCCTGGCGGTGCAGATGATGAACGTGGCCGCGAACGGCGCCGGGGTGTATGAGCGCACCTACCGCCGCAACAGCGCGGACGTTGCCTGCTATAATGACGCGCTCGCCATGTCCAGCGTGGAAAAAAAGCTGTATGACGTGATTGCCGTCAACAGCGCCCCCATTGACTTGAACCACTGGATATACACCTGCCGCATGGCCATCAACCACGACGTTTCCCGCCCGTACGGGGGGGATATCGACGCGGCTCTTTCCCGCATCAAGGCAAAGGTGCTGGCTATTCCCTGCAAGCATGACATTTTGCATCCCTGGGAATTCAACGCCTGGACGGTGGACCGGATTATCTGGCTGGGCGGCAGCGCGGAACTGTACCCCATTGACAGCGACTACGGGCATATGGCCGGTATTCTGCAGCCTCATTTGTTTGACAACAAGGTCAGGGATTTTCTTTCCCGCTGAAATGCACCGGGGAAAGGACGCGGACTCCGCCCGCAACGGCATGCCGACACCGCCTGGAAAATGCACGCGCATTTTTCAGGCGGTCATGCGTGAGCCTTTATTCAGGTATTTCAAATTGTTCCAGCAATTCACGGATAGCCGTGGCGGTCTGCCGGCGGTTGGTTCGGGCCATGCTGTCGCGTTTATGCACGAGGAAGTCCCAGAAAGCCGAAGCCATGGTGCTTTCCGTGACGCGAAACAGGATGTTTGCCGGTGACTCGCGCAAGATGAAAACCTCTCCCCCCTCAAAGGCGCGCACGGTATAGCCGGCAGGCTCCTCCCTCAAGATGCATATATGGTATTTTGCGCAATCTTCCAGCATTTGCAGCGTATTGCGTAAGTGCTCCGCATACCAGCGGGGTGTATAGGCCAACGGCGGCGTGCCCGCCGGCAGGTTCAGGCAGGAAAACAAAACCTTGCCGCCGCGTATCGACTCCGGGCTTTCCAGCCGTAAAAGATGGAACAGGTCATGCTCATTGACGTGTTGCGCGGCGCGTTGCCTGTATTCCCCGCAAAACCGGCGAAACGGTTCGCGCTCCGCCGCGGGCGTTCGTGCGTAGAGAGCCTCGAGCATGTCTTCCGGCGCTGTCACCAGCGGCAGGCAGTCTGTTTGCAGGATGCTGGAGGCGCCCCTGCCGACATAGTCCTGCAGGGCCTGCGCGTAACGGGGCGTACCTTGGGCGTGGATATGGACCAACGGGCAGCATAAGGATAAATAACTGGTAAACTCGTTGGTGAAGGAATCCACGGCCATCCGTTCCGTGGTCAGAAAGGTCGGAACGCCCCCGCTCTGCTGGCCTATGGACGTGGAGAAGGCCGCTCCCACCCCGGCCACCACCGACAAGGTGCGCTTATAGACCCCGTCGCGCAGTTTGGGATAATAGTAGGGTTCGACGGCGCCGGAAGCGTAGAAGGGGAGCCAGAGCCGCACCACGCCCAGCATTTCGTCGAGGTCCTGGCTGATTTTATGGATGACCCGGATCCTGCCGCCGCGCAGGATGATTTGCCACAGGGCGCCCGCCCATTCGTATGAAAAAGGGGATACTTCGTGCTGCCAGTCCTTGCTTTCGTCACTATACAGCATCAGCGTGGCAGGGCCGTCCTGTTGCAGCGCCAAAGCCAGAAGCGCGGCAGCCGCCTGCCGGCGGCCTTCCTCCCCGTAAAAAACCAGCATATCGCCCTGGGCGGTCCGGGAAGGCTGTTTCGCGGGCATTTTTTTGCCGGACATGCCGGACATGTCGTTCAAAAGCAGGCCGACCGGGTCGGGGCGGTCGGGTATTTCCGCCATGAGCCAGCGGGCCAGCTTCCGGGCCAGTTGTTCCGGCGCGTCAAACGCGGCCGGGTCATGTTCCCCGGCCATTTCAAGCAATGCTTTTTTTCTGTATTCGGTCGTGCATTGTTCCACAAAAAAAGCGGCGGCCCCTTCCAGAAAGTCCGCATGTTTCGGGATGCCGCGTTTTCCGTGGCGAAGCCTGCTGATATAGGAGGGATCCTGCTCTATAACCCTGGCGAGCAAACTGTTTGGCGTTCCGGTCAAACCCATCAGCCAATCAAATTTTTCGGAAAACGTCATTCGCTTATCCTCTTTTTCCGCTCGCGGTATTTTGTTATAAAAGACAGGTTTGACTTTGACAAGAATCACCTATCCCGGCATTAAGGACGCACGGTTTTTCTTCCGACGCGGGAGGGCTGTGTTTGGTAACGGGGTATCCGGAGGGAGAAGCGTGTCTCAAGGAATTACCGATACAGAAATATTCGTCGGAAACAGCGCGGCCGTCAGCGGCATTTTCGCCACAACCGGCGACCCGGTTCTGGCGGGCATCCGCGCCTATTTTGACATGGTGAATTCCGGCGGCGGCATTGACGGCAGGTTGTTACGCCTCGTGCATATCGATGACGGCTATGACCCCCGGAAAGCGGTGGAGGCTTTTGACGCCCTGGTGCACGGGAAAAAGGTTTTCGCTTTGGTCGGCCAGTTCGGCGCTCCGGTGGTGGAAGCGACGTTGGACGATATCCGCAAGACCGGCATCCCGGCGGTCTATTTCGCTACCGGCGCGGGCAAGTTATATGTGGAGCGGGCGCTCACCCCGGAGGCGGGCGCCAACTGCTACCCCATCCAGCCCCTGTACATCACCGAGGGCAGGGTGATGGCGGCGCGGGCGGCCGCCACGTTCAAGGCCAAGAAGTTGGGTGTCATCCATACCGCGGACAGAACCGGTTCCGATCTGATGCAGGGCGTTTCCCTCGAATGCCGGGAACTGCGCATGGAATGCTCCGGGCGTGAGGTCCCCACTTCGCTGGAGGGGCTGCAAGAGGCGGTAAGCGCGATCAGGCGGACCGGCCCCGATTTTTTAATCCTGGCCGCTCCCCAGGCCTTTTTCCCTGAAATTGCCCGGGAAGTCGCCAGGCAGGGCATGGCTGTTCCCGCTCTCACAACGTATTTGAACGGCGTCATCACCATTGCCCAAAAAACGGATGCCTGCGTAGGCGGGCAGTTCGACATATACGCCCTGAACTGGCTGAACTACGATGGCGAACGGCGGCAAAACCTGGAAGACGCGGCCCAATGGCTCGGGGATTATGCGATGAACGGCTATGCCCATTGCGGCTGGACCGGCGCGCATTTCTTTTGCGAGGGCATGCGGCGGCTCGCGGGTGAAAAACCCACCTGGGAAAACTTCCGCACCGCAATGGAAAGCGCCCCCCTCGCCATCCCCTTTGGCGGCGCGGTGAACTATGCGGGCGGGCAACGGATGGGCACCCAGGAAATGAGCCTGACCCGGATAGATCTGGCGGCTCCGATCGGCTGGACCGAAGTTGACGGCCTGCGCAGCGTTGACGAACTCCTGCGGTCATTGTAGCGCGGTGCGCGCCTGCGCGGACAGCGGCCAAAAACGCCGCTCCCATGAAGCGCGGTCTTTTTTCGTGCGCGAATGCCGTGGCAATTCATGACGATACCATGTACACTCTGCCGGTCGAAATCACGCAATGCCGCGGCCTGTCGCGGGCCGCGCGGACAAGGAGAACGCGATGAACGGGAACGGCAATTCTTTCAAGGAAGCTCTGCTCGCGAAGAAAGCGCAAATCGGACTCTGGCTGTCTTTGCCCGACCCCTACTGCGCCGAAGTGTCTGCCGGTGCCGGGTTTGACTGGCTTCTGCTCGACGGGGAGCACGCGCCCAACGATCTGCGCACCGTCCTGGCCCAATTGCAGGCCATTGAGCCGTACCCCGTGCACCCGGTTGTGCGCCCTTCCATTGGGGAGACCCATTATCTGAAACAATACCTGGACCTTGGCGTGCAGACCCTGCTGATTCCCATGGTGGACACCGCCGCCCAGGCCAGGGAGCTTGTCGCCGCCGTGCAGTACCCGCCCAAAGGCGTCCGGGGCGTCGGGAGTTTTCTTGCGAGGACCTCGCGGTGGGGCAGGGTCAAGGGCTATCCCGCGAAGGCGGATGACGAGGTCTGCCTGCTCCTGCAAGTGGAAACCGTCACGGGGATGAAGAACATCGAGGCTATCGCGGCCACGCCGGGCGTTGACGGCGTGTTCATCGGCCCGGCGGACCTCGCCGCTTCCATGGGCTATCTGAATGAGGGCGGCGGGCACCCGGAGGTGGTGGCGGCCGTGAAAAAGGGTTTTCAGGCCATACTGGCCGCGGGCAAGGCCCCCGGCATATTGACCATGGACGAGACCCTGGCCCGCGAATACCTCGCTCTCGGCGCGCTGTTCGTGGCCGTGGGCGCGGACGTGGACCTGCTGGCCCGCGCAACGGAAACGCTGGCCGCGCGGTTCAAATGACGCCGGGCGTCTCCGGCGGCTGCTATTTTACCGGCCCGGCGCCCGCACGGCGGAGCTTTCCGCGCGGGCGCCGGTTCCTTCCGTCTCCGGGGCGGCCTCGGCTGTAACGGGTGCATGTGTATGGCGCGACTTTTTGCATTATTGCGGAAGAGTAATTCCGGGGTCTGGGCTTCGCTCGGCTCGTCCGTTATCTGGGGCTCGCTGCCGCTTTACTGGTACCTTCTGCGGGAGTTTCCCCCTTTGTATGTCCTGTGCCACAGGGTTGTCTGGGCCTGTCTTTTCCTCTTCCCCCTGGTCGTCGCGCTGCGCCGGGTGCAGGAAGTGGCGAACGCCGCCCGCAACGCCCGGACCCTGCGGATACTTTTTTGCAGCAGCCTCGTGCTCGCGGTCAACTGGGGGGTCTACATCTGGGCCGTGAACAACGGCAAGGTGGTGGAGGCGAGCCTCGGGTATTTCATCAACCCCCTCATCACCATCTGCATGGGCGTCGTCTTTTTCCGGGACAGGCCGCGCCCCATACACTGGGTGGCCATAGCAGTCGCTTTTGCCGGCGTCGGCGCCGAGATCGGCATCAGCGGTTCCGTTCCCTGGGCCGCGCTTGCTTTAAGCATTACTTTTTCCTGTTACGGGCTGCTGCGGAAGATAAGCCCGGTCGAGTCGCTGCCGGGCCTGGCGATGGAAACGGGCATTCTGTTGCCATTTTCCCTCGCGTTTATCGTCTGGTGCCATTATTCCGGGATTGCGGCGGTTTCCGGAGCCGGGGGCGTGAGCCTTCTCCTGCTTGTGGGTTCCGGGGTCATCACCTCGGTCCCGCTTATCCTGTTCGCGTATGGGGCGCGGCACCTGCAACTCATGACGCTGGGAATCCTGCAGTATCTTTCGCCCTTGCTCACCGCGCTTCTGGGGTTGTTCGCGTTCCATGAGCCGCTTACGCTCGGGCGCGCGCTTTCGCTGGGGTCCGTCTGGCTGGCGCTTGTGCTGTACACGGCGGACAGCTTCCGGCAGCACGTTCGCGCGCGGGAAAAATCGTAAACATTACCGCCGCCCGCCGGGCGCGCCGCGCCGCGTGATTTTTTGCTTGACCTTGCGGGGCAAAAGGCGCAAAAGGCCGGGTTTGTGCTATACAAACCATCAGGACTTTTTTAGTATATAGAAACACTTTTTTGCACGCATACGCGATGCGGAGGATTCATGCTCACTTCGAAAGACTGTACTCTATTCAGCGGCGGCGCTCCCGGAACGGAAGCCTTTTTCGGCGCTCTGGCCGAAGAATATGGGATCCAGGAAGTCAACTTCAGCTTTGACGGCCATCAGGCGGAACGCACGCGCGGCCTCAGGGTTTTGACTACCGATGAACTGGCCCTGAAGGATGTGAGCCTGAGCTACGTTTCCAAACTGCTCAAGCGTGAATACACCCGCGCCCCCATTTTCCGGAAGGTGCTCCAGTCCATCTGCTGGCAGGTGAGCAACGGGTACGAAGTGTACGTCGTCGGCACCATCCTTGAGGACGGCACCGTTCGCGGCGGCACCGGCTGGGGCGCCGAGTTCGCCAAAATCTGCAACAAGCCCCTGCGGGTGTTTGACCAGGACAAAAACGGCTGGTTCCGTTGGGAAAATGAAGTATGGATTCCGGAAAACAACCCGGTTGTCCAGCATCGCCTGTTTACCGCCACGGGGACCCGGTTCCTGG from uncultured delta proteobacterium includes the following:
- a CDS encoding Homoserine O-acetyltransferase, translated to MTMLTKKEVFTFEAFTFECGRTIPVRMGYETFGALNAAKDNAILVPHYFSSNSHCAGKYVESDPAAGYWDGLIGPGKAVDTNKYFVISTDNLCNCGVKNPMVHTSGPASIDPETGKPYALSFPVPTIGDIVATQKALLDAMGITRLHAIIGASAGGMIAYEWAVRHPDMMDKVIPVIANPRHPSYGTILVLHAGIRIAMLDPKWNGGNYYDQEEQPVESLRLAVQMMNVAANGAGVYERTYRRNSADVACYNDALAMSSVEKKLYDVIAVNSAPIDLNHWIYTCRMAINHDVSRPYGGDIDAALSRIKAKVLAIPCKHDILHPWEFNAWTVDRIIWLGGSAELYPIDSDYGHMAGILQPHLFDNKVRDFLSR
- a CDS encoding putative ABC transporter ligand-binding protein (Evidence 3 : Function proposed based on presence of conserved amino acid motif, structural feature or limited homology), which translates into the protein MSQGITDTEIFVGNSAAVSGIFATTGDPVLAGIRAYFDMVNSGGGIDGRLLRLVHIDDGYDPRKAVEAFDALVHGKKVFALVGQFGAPVVEATLDDIRKTGIPAVYFATGAGKLYVERALTPEAGANCYPIQPLYITEGRVMAARAAATFKAKKLGVIHTADRTGSDLMQGVSLECRELRMECSGREVPTSLEGLQEAVSAIRRTGPDFLILAAPQAFFPEIAREVARQGMAVPALTTYLNGVITIAQKTDACVGGQFDIYALNWLNYDGERRQNLEDAAQWLGDYAMNGYAHCGWTGAHFFCEGMRRLAGEKPTWENFRTAMESAPLAIPFGGAVNYAGGQRMGTQEMSLTRIDLAAPIGWTEVDGLRSVDELLRSL
- the yfaU gene encoding putative 2,4-dihydroxyhept-2-ene-1,7-dioic acid-like aldolase (Evidence 3 : Function proposed based on presence of conserved amino acid motif, structural feature or limited homology; PubMedId : 12454498, 16511168, 8550403; Product type pe : putative enzyme), with the protein product MNGNGNSFKEALLAKKAQIGLWLSLPDPYCAEVSAGAGFDWLLLDGEHAPNDLRTVLAQLQAIEPYPVHPVVRPSIGETHYLKQYLDLGVQTLLIPMVDTAAQARELVAAVQYPPKGVRGVGSFLARTSRWGRVKGYPAKADDEVCLLLQVETVTGMKNIEAIAATPGVDGVFIGPADLAASMGYLNEGGGHPEVVAAVKKGFQAILAAGKAPGILTMDETLAREYLALGALFVAVGADVDLLARATETLAARFK
- a CDS encoding conserved hypothetical protein (Evidence 4 : Homologs of previously reported genes of unknown function): MLTSKDCTLFSGGAPGTEAFFGALAEEYGIQEVNFSFDGHQAERTRGLRVLTTDELALKDVSLSYVSKLLKREYTRAPIFRKVLQSICWQVSNGYEVYVVGTILEDGTVRGGTGWGAEFAKICNKPLRVFDQDKNGWFRWENEVWIPENNPVVQHRLFTATGTRFLEKNGKAAVESLFASSFTKA
- a CDS encoding putative transcriptional regulator (Evidence 3 : Function proposed based on presence of conserved amino acid motif, structural feature or limited homology), whose translation is MTFSEKFDWLMGLTGTPNSLLARVIEQDPSYISRLRHGKRGIPKHADFLEGAAAFFVEQCTTEYRKKALLEMAGEHDPAAFDAPEQLARKLARWLMAEIPDRPDPVGLLLNDMSGMSGKKMPAKQPSRTAQGDMLVFYGEEGRRQAAAALLALALQQDGPATLMLYSDESKDWQHEVSPFSYEWAGALWQIILRGGRIRVIHKISQDLDEMLGVVRLWLPFYASGAVEPYYYPKLRDGVYKRTLSVVAGVGAAFSTSIGQQSGGVPTFLTTERMAVDSFTNEFTSYLSLCCPLVHIHAQGTPRYAQALQDYVGRGASSILQTDCLPLVTAPEDMLEALYARTPAAEREPFRRFCGEYRQRAAQHVNEHDLFHLLRLESPESIRGGKVLFSCLNLPAGTPPLAYTPRWYAEHLRNTLQMLEDCAKYHICILREEPAGYTVRAFEGGEVFILRESPANILFRVTESTMASAFWDFLVHKRDSMARTNRRQTATAIRELLEQFEIPE
- a CDS encoding RarD protein, DMT superfamily transporter, with translation MARLFALLRKSNSGVWASLGSSVIWGSLPLYWYLLREFPPLYVLCHRVVWACLFLFPLVVALRRVQEVANAARNARTLRILFCSSLVLAVNWGVYIWAVNNGKVVEASLGYFINPLITICMGVVFFRDRPRPIHWVAIAVAFAGVGAEIGISGSVPWAALALSITFSCYGLLRKISPVESLPGLAMETGILLPFSLAFIVWCHYSGIAAVSGAGGVSLLLLVGSGVITSVPLILFAYGARHLQLMTLGILQYLSPLLTALLGLFAFHEPLTLGRALSLGSVWLALVLYTADSFRQHVRAREKS
- a CDS encoding H+/gluconate symporter and related permeases yields the protein MGAIGILGLLAGITVLIVLSYRGVNAFVASLIATAIVIVCNWMPFWGSFTTHYATGMKNFAGSYFLLFGLAAAYGEFMNVSGSAESVANTLFKLFGSKWAPVACILVTLLMAMGGISAFVIVFAVYPVAAPLFRKSNITKEMMPGIFLCASVTLTLCLPGNPTSTNALLTMTKLGTNAYAGPKMGIVAGLVGLLISGLYVTWAARRETVNGNGYVVSGSDSAEAFDEQGKLLPPFWSSILPLLVVIGMMFTLKSYMSAVNCITTSLLIAMALVVVLNYNAMKGKALKTFSDGYWSSIAPLVLTGGVMGFAAVVQNAPGFQYFVNFAMGLSDTFNPYVSAAVAVNVVAGITGTALGGLQIFSNTMLDSYLALNINPEAFHRLMVIACCGLDTLPHCATFITMSAVCGVSVKGSYKHVFPLTVIMPLFLTALCIIMATVGFI